A stretch of the Nerophis ophidion isolate RoL-2023_Sa linkage group LG27, RoL_Noph_v1.0, whole genome shotgun sequence genome encodes the following:
- the LOC133544538 gene encoding ras-related protein ralB-B-like encodes MTSSKNKNQTSLALHKVIMVGSGGVGKSALTLQFMYDEFVEDYEPTKADSYRKKVVLDGEDVQIDILDTAGQEDYAAIRDNYFRSGEGFLLVFSITEHESFAATSEFREQILRVKEEDAIPMLLVGNKSDLEDRRKVSVEEAAGKVSEWGVQYVETSAKTRANVDKVFFDLMREVRKKKMSESKDKNGPSGKKKKKRCCIL; translated from the exons ATGACCTCTAGCAAAAACAAGAACCAGACCTCCCTGGCGCTCCATAAAGTCATCATGGTGGGCAGCGGAGGTGTGGGCAAGTCCGCCCTCACGCTGCAGTTCATGTATGACGAG TTTGTGGAAGATTACGAGCCCACCAAGGcagacagctacaggaagaaggtGGTCCTGGATGGCGAAGATGTTCAGATTGACATCCTGGACACGGCGGGGCAGGAGGACTACGCCGCCATCAGAGACAACTACTTCCGCAGCGGCGAGGGCTTCCTGCTGGTCTTCTCCATCACGGAACACGAGTCATTTGCTGCAACGTCAGAGTTTAG GGAGCAGATTTTGCGTGTGAAGGAAGAAGACGCCATCCCCATGTTGCTGGTCGGTAACAAGTCGGACTTGGAAGACAGGCGGAAGGTGTCTGTAGAGGAGGCGGCGGGGAAAGTGAGTGAGTGGGGCGTTCAGTACGTGGAGACTTCAGCCAAGACCAGAGCCAATGTAGACAAG GTCTTCTTCGACCTGATGCGCGAGGTGCGCAAGAAGAAAATGTCTGAGAGCAAGGACAAAAACGGGCCGAGtgggaaaaagaagaaaaagcgcTGCTGCATACTTTAA